The following proteins are encoded in a genomic region of Thalassophryne amazonica chromosome 5, fThaAma1.1, whole genome shotgun sequence:
- the vamp5 gene encoding vesicle-associated membrane protein 5 — MENGKSRLQQAQQDVEEVKVIMLDNINKADERSGKLGELENRADELLQKSKTFERTAVKVKQKKRWENKKVKIVLIIAGASLAIVLVALIIYGIVSSVQGQ, encoded by the exons GAGAATGGGAAGAGCCGGCTGCAGCAGGCCCAGCAGgacgtggaggaggtgaaggtcaTCATGCTGGACAACATCAACAAGGCTGATGAGAGGTCTGGCAAACTGGGCGAGCTGGAGAACCGAGCCgacgagctgctgcagaaa AGTAAAACCTTCGAAAGGACCGCTGTGAAGGTCAAGCAAAAGAAGAGATGGGAGAACAAGAAGGTAAAAATTGTGCTGATCATCGCAGGAGCATCTTTGGCCATCGTTCTTGTTGCACTTATAATCTACGGCATCGTATCCAGCGTCCAAGGACAGTAG